From a region of the Argiope bruennichi chromosome 8, qqArgBrue1.1, whole genome shotgun sequence genome:
- the LOC129981088 gene encoding uncharacterized protein LOC129981088: MNELLQSFIEDPSAEESKATAFPAANSTSAFQISAGYMHVIVAIYAIVVVLVILIIIMIVVQSIRKSWKKKKDGSGYGAIPRHDRQNRIRQRVDELDPDVEILDGNNRTYGLPQDDDSEYDNVSLNLGRGDHGDTGVDSPPLYEDPPSYLSINR, translated from the coding sequence ATCCTTCTGCGGAGGAAAGTAAGGCCACTGCCTTTCCAGCAGCAAACAGTACGTCAGCATTCCAGATATCAGCCGGGTACATGCACGTCATCGTGGCGATATACGCCATCGTTGTTGTGCTTGTAATCTTAATCATTATAATGATTGTTGTACAGAGTATTAGAAAGTCATGGAAAAAGAAGAAAGACGGTTCTGGATATGGTGCTATTCCTCGTCATGATAGACAAAACCGTATTCGTCAAAGGGTAGATGAACTCGATCCTGATGTTGAAATTTTAGATGGTAATAATAGGACTTACGGGCTGCCTCAAGATGATGATTCTGAATACGACAATGTTTCTTTAAATCTTGGAAGAGGAGATCATGGCGATACTGGGGTCGACAGTCCCCCATTGTATGAAGATCCACCATCATATTTATCGATTAACCGATAA